The window TCGTAGCCGCTCTCCACGCCGCCGGCGAGATTGAGCAGCACGGCAAGCCGGCTGGAAACCCTGACTGCGCCGCTCGCCGTCTCCCAGATCAGGAAACCGTCGGGCGAGGCGGCGACGACGTCCCAGGCAATGCGGGCGTCGGCCTCGCGGGCCTTGGCCTCGCGCCGCCGGCGCGACAGGCGCCGCCCCTGCCAGACAAGGATCGGCGCCACACAAGCGCCCAAGGCCGCCGCGCCGAGCGCGAAGACGATCCCGGCGTCCATCAGGGCGGGCTGACCGGGCGGCGCCCGGAACGAAGGGAAGGATCAATCGGCACGGGCGCGATCTTAGAGCATTCTCCCGCGTTATTGAATCCTTCTCGCGGCGTTCCTTTCGCGCCGCCCGCCGGTCGCGTCAGTAGCGGTAGTAATCCGGCTTGAAGGGCCCGGCTTCGCCGACGCCGATGTACTTGGCCTGGCGGGGCGTGAGTGCGGTCAGCGAGACGCCCAGTTTGGCCAGATGCAGCGTGGCCACCTTCTCGTCCAGGGCCTTGGGCAGCACATAGACCTGGCGCTCGTACTTGCCGGGGTTGGTCCACAGCTCCATCTGGGCCAGCACCTGGTTGGTGAACGACGCGCTCATCACGAAGCTGGGGTGGCCGGTGGCGCAGCCCAGGTTCACCAGCCGCCCCTCGGCCAGCAGGATGATGCGCTTGCCGTCGGGGAACTCGATCTCGTCGACCTGCGGCTTGATGGGGTTCCACTTGAAATTGCGCAGGCTCGCCACCTGGATCTCGGAATCGAAGTGGCCGATGTTGCAGACGATGGCCCTGTCCTTCATGGCCCGCATATGGTCGAGCGTGATGACGTCGACGTTGCCCGTGCAGGTGACGAAGATGTCGCCCTTGGGCGCCGCCTGTTCCATGGTCACCACCTCGTAGCCCTCCATCGCCGCCTGCAGCGCGCAGATGGGGTCGACTTCGGTAACCAGGATGCGGCAGCCCGCGCTGCGCAGGCTTTCGGACGATCCCTTGCCGACGTCGCCGTAGCCGCAGACGACGGCCACCTTGCCGGCCATCATGACGTCGGTGGCCCGCCGGATGCCGTCGACCAGGCTTTCCCGGCAGCCGTACTTGTTGTCGAACTTCGACTTGGTGACCGAGTCGTTGACATTGATGGCCGGGAACTGCAGCCGCCCTTCCGCCGCCATCTGGTAGAGGCGGTGCACGCCGGTGGTGGTTTCCTCGGTGACGCCGCGAATCGCCTTGGCGATCGCGCTGTACCAGCCGGGCTTCTCGGCCACGCGTTTCTTGATGGCGGCGAACAGCACTTCCTCTTCCTCGCTGCCGGGATTGGTGAGGACCGAAAGGTCCTTCTCCGCCTGCATGCCGAGGTGGATCAGCAGCGTGGCGTCGCCGCCGTCGTCGAGGATCATGTTGGGGGTGCCGCCGTCCGCCCACTCGAAGATGCGGTGGGTGAAGTCCCAGTATTCGGGAAGCGATTCGCCCTTGTAGGCGTAAACCGGGGTGCCGGTGGCGGCGATCGCCGCCGCCGCGTGGTCCTGGGTCGAATAGATGTTGCACGACGCCCAGCGCACGTCGGCGCCCAGTGCCTTGAGCGATTCGATCAGCACCGCCGTCTGGATGGTCATGTGCAGCGAGCCGGCGATGCGCGCGCCCTTGAGCGGCTGCCGGCCGGCGTATTCCTCGCGCACCGCCATCAGTCCGGGCATTTCGGTTTCGGCGAGGTCGATTTCCTTGCGGCCCCAATCGGCCAGCTTGATGTCGGCGACTTTATAGTCAACGGAACCCATGGGGAATCACTCCAAACCTGTTGATCGCGCGAGCCGGCCCGTTCGCCGGGGACGGCGGGACGACGAGGGGATGAAGGTTATAAAGAAATCTTTATATGTTTTTCAAGCGAAGAAGCGTGTCGGCGCTCAGGCCAACGCGTTGAAATCGTCGAGCAGGGCGGCGATGCGCCCGCTGTCCACCTGGTCCATGATGATGCGGGCCCGCTGGGTGGCGGCGTCGAGATCGAGCGCGCGGATGCGCTTCTTGACCCGCGGCACGTTGGCGGGCGCCATCGACAGGTTGCGAAAGCCGAGGCCGAGCAGCAGGGCGGTGAAGCGGGGGTCGCCCGCCATCTCGCCGCAGATGCTGACCGGGATGGCGGCCCGCATGGCCGCTTCCGCCGCCCCTTGCATGAGGCGGAGCACGGCGGGGTGCAGCGGATCGAAAAGGGGCGCTACCTGTTCGTCGGCGCGGTCGGTGGCCAGCGTGTACATGATGAGGTCGTTGGTCCCGATGGCGAAGAAATCGCAGATGCGGCTCAGCGCGTCGGCGGCCAGCGCGGCGGCGGGCACCTCGATCATGACGCCGCAAGGGGGCAGCGGACGCGGGACCTTGATCCCCTCGCGCTTGAGCCGGCGGGCCACCCGCTCCAGCAGGGTGCGGGCCCGGCGGACCTCCGAGCAGGTCGTCACCATCGGCAGCAGGATGCGGATCGGTCCGTGCGCCGCGGCGCGCAGGATGGCCCGGAACTGGGCTTCCAGGATGTCGATCCTGGACAGCGACAGGCGGATGCCGCGCAAACCCAGGGGCGAGGCCACGCTTTGCCCGAAATTGCCGACCAGGGTGTCGGAAATCTTCTCGCCGCCGATGTCCAGCGTGCGGATGGTCACCGGCCGGCCGTTCATCGCCTCGACGATCCCGCGCAGGGCCTGATACTGGTCTTCCTCGCCGGGAATGTCGTCGCGGTTCATGAACATGAACTCGGTGCGCAGAAGGCCGATGCCGATGGCGCCCGACTGCTTGACCATGCCCATCTCGATGGGCAACTCGACGTTGGCCTGCAGCATGATGGCGGTGCCGTTGCGCGTCACGGCGGGCTGGCGGCGCAGGCGCACCAACAGGCGCTTTTCGGCGGTCCGCTCCTCGCGGCGCTTGGCGTAGACGGCCAGCGTGGCGGGCGTCGGGTTGACGACGATGTGGCCGCTCGTGCCGTCGATGACCAGGGTGTCGCCGGTGCGCACATACTTCAGCAGGTTGGACACGCCCAGCACGGTGGGGATCGAAAGCGCGCGGGCCATGATCGCGGTATGGCCCTCGGCGCCGCCCAGGACGGCGACGGCGCCGGCGATGCGGTGCGGCTGCAGCCGGGCGGTGTCGGCCGGGGTCAGTTCGCCACCGACCACGATGCTGCCCTTGGGCAGCCCCGAAACCGGCGTTTCCGGGGCCCGGGTCAGGTTGCGGATGAGGCGCGAGCCGACGTCGCGGATGTCGGCGATGCGGGCCGTGATGTAGGCGTCGCCGATGGCCGCGAAGCTCTCGCCGATGGCGGCGACCTCGGCCTCGACGGCGGCCTCGGCGTTAAGCCGCCGGCCGGCGATCCGCGCCTCGACGCCGCGCACCAGGCGCGAGTCGGCCAGCATTTGCAGATAGGCGTCGAACAGCATGACGATTTCGTCGCTGGCCGAGCCGGGGATCTCGCGGGCCTTGTCCTGGAGCTTGCGGATCTGCCGGCGGGTTCTGGCGATGGCGTCGCGGAATCGGCCGCGCTCCGCCTCGACGTCGCGCGCCGCGATGCGGTAGTGGGGGATGCGGACGGCGCCGTCGTCGTGCACCCGGGCAACGCCGATGCCGATTCCCGAAGAGACCCCGAGCCCCTTGAGATGCTTCTCCTTGGATGTCTTTCCAGCCATCGTGGGCGACCCGGCGGCCCCTATTCCTCGAACTTGGCGTCGACCAGGCCGCACAGGGCGGCGGCGGCCTCGGCCGCCTCGGGCCCGCGGGTGGCGATGACGATCTCGCTGCCCGGTCCCGCCGCCAGCATCATCAGGCCCAGGATGGAATGGCCGGATACGGTCTGGCATCCCTTGGTCACGGTGACGTCGGCCTCGAAGCCGGCGACCAGCTTGACGAACTTGCTGGCGGCCCGGGCATGCAGGCCGCGCTCGTTGCGGATGACCACCGGATTGACGATGAACGCCTCGTCCTGCGGGCCGGGGCTGAGCCGCCGGGGGGTCATGACTTTTCCTGGGTCAGCAACTGCGAGGCGATGTTGATGTACTTGCGCCCGGCTTCCTGGGCGCTGACCACCGCCTTGGTCAGCGGCTCGCTGGTGCGCACGCTGGCCAGCTTGATGAGCATCGGCAGATTGACGCCGGCGATCACCTCGACGTGGGTCTTGTCCATGATCGAGATGGCGAGATTGGAGGGCGTGCCGCCGAACATGTCGGTCAGCACGACGACGCCTTCGCCCTCGTCGGCCTTCACCGCGCTTTCCATGATCTGGGCACGGCGCTCCTCCATGTCGTCGTCGGGGCCGATGCCGATCGCCGCGACATTGGTCTGCGGGCCAACGACATGTTCCAGCGCGGCCACCAGTTCTTCGGCCAGCCGACCGTGGGTCACGAGCACCATTCCGATCATGTGTCGAGCGGTCCTTGCATCCGAGTTGCCGTTCTTCCTTATTACGCCTTGGCCGGAACGTCCAGTTTTCGATGAACGGCCGGCAGGTCCAGTTCCCGATGACTCAGGTGGACTCCGATTCCCTGCTCTTCCAGCCATTTCGCCAGGCGTTCGGCCACGAACACCGAACGGTGACGGCCGCCGGTACAGCCGATGGCGATCGTCAGATAGCTTTTTCCTTCCGCCGCGTAGCGCGGCAGCAGAGGCCCGAGAAGCCGGCAGAGATTCCCGAAGAAGCCGGCGAAGTCGGTGTCCCCGGTAATGAATTCGGCGACCGTGCCGTCGCGTCCGGTCAGCGGCCGCAACGCGGGATCATAATGGGGATTGGCCAGGAAACGCACGTCGAAAACGAGATCGGCCTCGCGCGGGATGCCCTGGCGGAAGGCGAACGAGGTGACGAACACCGACAGCGCCGGCTTGTCGCCCAGGCCGAAATGCCCTTCGAGAAGGCGCTTGAGGTCGCCCAGCGGCAGGCGCGTGGTGTCGATGACGAGGTCGCTGGATTCGCGCGTCGGGGCCAAAAGCTGCCGCTCGTGGGCGATGCCGTCCTGGACCGGGCGGTCGACGGCCAGCGGGTGGCGGTGCCGGGTTTCGACGTAGCGGCGGCTCAGTTCGTCGTCGTCGCAGTCGAGGAACAGCACCTTGACCGAAAGGTTGGCGTCGGCCCGCAGCCGGCCGAGTTCGCGGGCGAAGGTTTCGGCGCCGAAGTCGCGCGTGCGGATATCGATTCCGATGGCCAGCGCGCCGTGGAACCCGGGGGCGTCCACGCTGCGCTGGCTCGGCAGCACGAGGTTGCCGAGAAGCGACAGGGGCAGGTTGTCGACCGCCTCGTAGCCGAGATCCTCCAGCGCCTTCAAGGCCGACGTCTTGCCGGCCCCCGACATGCCGGTGACCAGCAGCACCTCGCGCGTCTTGGCCCGATCGCGGGCGGGCGTCGCCCGACGGTCATCGACGGAAACGGGCATGACCGGTCTTTCCCTGGATCACGAAACCCACGATACCGACCCTTTCAGCGCCGCCACGGCGAAGCGTATCTTGGCGGCGGCCGACGGTTCGAACGGCCATACCCGCAACAGCGGCACGGCCACTCCCATATAATCACAGATGGCGGATTCGGGAACCCGTTCGACCTCGTCCCGCCCGACCATGTCGACGACAAGGCCGACCGCCGCCTCGGCCAGGTGCGCCATGCGCAGGATGCCGACGCCCCGGACTTCCAGGAGGCCGGCGATGGCGGCGGGGGCGCGGGCGATCAGGGCGCCGTCGCGCCGGGCGAGGTCCACCCGATCGTCGGCGACCAGGTGGCCGCCCTCATCGATGAGGCGCGCCGCCAGATCCGACTTGCCGCTTCCCGGCTCCCCGCGGATGAGCACGCCAAGGCCGTCCACCGCGACGCAGGAGGCATGAACCTGTTCCATGGGGTCGCAGGGTGGAGCCGGCGCCGGGGCCTGTCAATCGTCTGGCGTGGCCTGGGCGGCCGCCGTCAAAGGATGGGCAGCCAGACGACGAAACGGGCACCCCGCGTATTGCCGGCCTCGTCGAGGCGGTTCTCGGCCCAGACGCGGCCGCCGTGCGTCTCGACGATCTGCTTTGAGATGCTGAGCCCAAGGCCGGAATGGGTGCCGTACTTTTCGCCGACCGGGCGTTCCGAATAGAACCGCTCGAAAATGTCGCGCTCCTTGCCCGCCGGAATGCCCGGCCCCTCGTCGACGATCTCGATCTCGACGGCGCCGGGCCGCTCTTGCGCCCGCACGGCGATCTTGCCGCCGGGCGGGCTGAACGACACCGCGTTGGCGATCAGGTTGCGGAACACCTGTACCAGCCGCCCCTCGATTCCCCTGACCCGGAACTCGCGCTCGCCCGGGATGTCGAGCGCGATGTCCGGACCGCCGGCGCCGGTGGTCCGCTGGATGTCGACCACCACGCCCAGGAGGCCGCTCAGGTTGACGGCCTCCAGTTCGGCCCGCGACAGTTCGGCGTCCAGGCGCGAGGCGTCCGAGATGTCGGTGATCAGCCGGTCCAGGCGGCGGACGTCGTCCTGGATGATTCCCATCAGCTTGCGCTGCTGGGCGGGGTCGCTCACCCGCGATATCGTCTCGACGGCGGAATGAAGGCTGGTCAGCGGATTCTTGATCTCATGGGCGACGTCGGCGGCGAAGCCCTCGATGGCGTCCATGCGCTGCCACAGGGCCTCGGTCATCTCGTTCAGCACCTGGGCCAGCTCGCCGATCTCGTCGTCGCGGCCGGGGAAGGTGGGGATGACGACGCTGCGGTTGCGGGCGTGGCGCACGCTTTCCGCGGCGTCGGCAAGACGGCGGATCGGCCGGGCGATGGTGCTGGCCAGGTACAGCGACAGCAGCACGGTGACGCTGAGGGCCACGGCGAAGACCTTGAGGATGTCGAGTCGCACGTCGTAGAGGGCGTTGTCGATGCCGCGCGAATCGGTCGACAGCATGAGGGCGCCCAGGACCTGCTTGTAGCGCTGCACCGGCGCGGCGGCGGTGAGCATCATGCCGCGCTCGGTGGTCCGCACGGCGTGGGTGACGTCGCCGTTGAGCGCGCCGACCACTTCGCGGTAGTCGGCCGCCTGCTGGATGGAATTCTCGCGGTATGCGGGCAGCGGCTCGAAGCCGGGAATGAGGGTGACGATGAAATCGTAGAAGGCGAGCAGCTCTTCGATGACGCCGGACTTGTCGTCCGGCGGCGGCAGCTCCTCGACCTGGACCATGCCGCCCGGCCCGAAAAGCATGCGGCTGTCGACGATGAGCACGCCGTCGGCGCCGAACAGCCGCGCCCGGGTGTCCGTCGGCTCGACCAGGCGGCGGACCATCTGGCGGGCGTCGGCGGGCGACAGCGCCTGGTGGCCGACGGCCGGCTCCGACGAGCCGGTGATGACCGAGCCTTCGCCGATGGCGGCGGCCGACATCTCGGCTTGCTTGCCCAGCGCGGCCAGTTCGGCGGCGATCAGGTTTTTGCGATACTCGCCCAGATACAGCAGGCCCGCCACCAGAACGCCCAACGCCACCAGGTTGAGGGCCAGGATCCGCCCGGTGATGGGCGAAAGGGCGCGTCGGCGCGGTCTGCTGCTGTCCGTCCCCCACGAGGCCACGGCGTCGTCAACCTTGCCGGTAGCGGTAGCCGACGCCGTAGAGGGTTTCGATTTCGGTGAAGTCGGGGTCGATGTCCTTGAACTTCTTGCGCAGCCGCTTGATGTGGCTGTCGATGGTGCGGTCGTCGACGTAGATGTTTTCGCCGTAGGCGGCGTCGATCAGCTGGTCGCGGGTCTTGACGTGACCCGGCCGGCGCGCCAGGGCCTGGAGCAACAGGAACTCGGTGACGGTCAGGTTGACCGGCTTGCTGTGCCACGTGCACATGTGGCGCACCGCGTCCATGTTCAGCGGCCCGCGCTCGAAGCAATCCTCGCCGCCGCCGGCCGGCACGTCCTCGCTGTCGAAACGGCGCAGGACGGCGCGGATGCGCTCGATGAGAAGGCGCTGGGAGAACGGCTTCTTGATGTAGTCGTCGGCGCCCATCCGAAGGCCCAGCATCTCGTCGATCTCGTCGTCCTTCGAGGTCAGGAAGATGACCGGCAGGCTGCCCTTCTGGCGGAGTCGCTCCAGCAATTCCATGCCGTTCATGCGCGGCATCTTGATGTCGAGCACCGCCAGGTCGACCGGCCGGCGTTCGATACCGTCCAGGGCTTCGTAGCCGTCGCGGTAGGTGTGCACGACGAAGCCCTCCGCCTCCAGGGCCATGGAAACCGAGGTCAGGATGTTGCGGTCGTCATCGACCAAGGCGACGGTATGCGGCATGGCAGCCCCCTCTCTGCGATCGGTGCCGATCCCAAGGGCTTCTGGACGATTGGGACAGCGCGTGACGAGATATGGATGGTGTGTTTGTGGCGAAATTATAGCGGAATCAATACCCTTGTGGTATGGCCGAGCGGCATCGCCGGAGATCCGGCCGGCCCGGGCCGGCGGGGAGCGATTCCGAAATACCGGAAGAAGCGCTGGCATTTTTTATCGGCTGACATGATATTTCTAATGCGTTGTCCCGAGATTTTGCGTAAATAGCCGGGATCGGACTTGCGCATGCCGGCCGTCACGACGGCCGGCTGAGCTGAGACGCTCATCGAAGAACAAGAAATTTGACATTGCGCATGGACTCAGCAGCGCCGGCCTTCCCTTGGGGAAGACGGCCAACGAAAAACGACGCTTGGGGCGCAGGGTTTCCCCCTCAAGAGCAGGAGAACGAAACAGTGCAGGAATTTGGACCTTTCGTCAGCCCTTACGGCTTGAAGAACCATGGAATTCAGAACTTCGGCATGGCGTTCTGGAATTTCCCCACGCCGGCCCTTTACGAACAGGCGGTGCGCCGCGGCGAGGCCACCCTGGCCCATGGCGGGGCCCTGGTCACCCGAACCGGCCACCACACCGGGCGCTCGCCCAACGACAAGTTCGTCGTCGACGAGCCGGAGAGCCGGGATTCGGTCTGGTGGGGCAACGTCAACCGCCCGATGACCGAGGCGCAGTTCGACGGCTTGCATCGCCGCATGCTCGCCTATCTCCAGGGGCGGGACATCTTCATCCAGGACTGCTTCGCGGTGGCCGATCCGGAACTGCGTTTCCCGATCCGCGTGATTACCGAAACCGCCTGGCACAATCTGTTCGCCCGCAACATGTTCTTCTGGGCGTCCCGCGAGGACATCAAGACCTTCAAGCCGGAATTCACCGTCATCCAGGCCCCGCGCTTCCACGCCGAGCCGGAGACCGACGGCACCCGTTCGGGCGTCTTCATCGTCATTCACTTCGCCAAGCGCCTCGTTCTCATCGGCGGCACCAGCTATGCCGGCGAGATCAAGAAGTCGATCTTCAGCATCCTCAACTACATGCTGCCGGCGAAGGGCATCCTGCCCATGCATTGCTCGGCCAACCAGGGGCCGAACGGCGAGACCGCCATTTTCTTCGGCCTGTCGGGAACCGGCAAGACGACGCTGTCGGCCGACAGTTCGCGCACCCTGATCGGCGATGACGAGCACGGCTGGGGCCCGAAGGGCGTCTTCAACTTCGAGCACGGCTGCTACGCCAAGGTCATCAATCTCAGCGCCCAGGCGGAACCCGAGATCTACGCCACCACCAGGCGGTTCGGCACTATTCTCGAAAACGTGATGATGCATATGGACGAGCGCCGTCTCGACCTCGACGACGGCTCGCTGACCGAGAACACGCGGGCGTCCTATCCGCTGTCGCACATCCCCAACGCCTCGCCCAGCGGAGTCGGCGGCCATCCGAAGAACATCGTCATGCTGACCTGCGACGCCTTCGGCGTCATGCCGCCGGTCAGCAAGCTCACGCCCGAGCAGGCGATGTACCACTTCCTTTCGGGATACACCGCCAAGCTGGCCGGCACCGAGGCGGGGGTGAAGGAGCCGCAGGACGTCTTCTCGACCTGTTTCGGCGCCCCCTTCCTGCCGCGCAAGCCCACCGTCTATGCCGACCTGCTCGGCAAGAAGATGGCCGAGCACAAGGCCACCTGCTGGCTGGTCAACACCGGCTGGAGCGGCGGCGGCGTCGGCGTCGGCGCGCGCATCAAGATCGCCCACACCCGGGCCATGGTGAACGCCATTCTGGACGGCAAGCTGGACGGCGTGCCGATGACCAAGGACCCGAATTTCGGGGTCATGGTCCCGCAGTCCTGCCCGGACGTGCCGGCCGAGATCCTGTCGGCCCGCAACACCTGGAAGGACAAGGCCGCCTATGACGCCACCGCCCGCGACCTGACCCGCCGCTTCGCCAAGAACTTCCAGCAGTTCGAGGACCAAGTGGACGAAAAGGTCCGCGCGATCGCCATCCGCCCCGCCGACTGAACCGATCGCACCCAGTCGACGGCAGGGATCCAAAAGCCGGGTCGGACTTGTCCGACCCGGCTTTTTCCTATTCAATCGCCCTGATGTCCGTCGGCCGGACGGCTGGTGAGGGTCGGATGGAAGGGATCGGAACCGTATTCGGCGTCATCGCGCTGCTGGTCGCCCTGGCGGCGCTGTGGTTCGTCAACGACGTGGTCAGACGGATCGAACGCCAGAACCAGCAATTTGTGGAAACCCATCTTCGCGCCGTACGCGAGGCCATCGACGGCTGCATGGCAAAGGTGGGCGGGCTGGAGCGCAAAGCGGACGAATCGGCGGACCGCATCGCCGATTTCCAGAAGAAGGCCGAGGCGCTGGGCAAGGTCCAGAGCGAACACCATGGCCGGTTGGAGGCGCTGCACGACGGGCTGGAGCGGATCGGCCGGGAGCAGGCCCCGAACCCGCGGCAAGCCGGCGGCCGGCGCGCCGATTGATTGTTCCCCGCGGGCGGCGCCGGGGATGGGCCGCACCCAACCGGAAAATGTGACGGCTGTCTTCCCTTTAAATCATCGGTGATGATACCATTTGTCGGTTAGGGACCCGGCGGAGCGGTGCGCCGTGCGGGAGGGACTCCCTGGGTCGAAGCCACCTTTCGAACAACCGACGCCAAGACAGCGACCGGAATGCTCCCGGAAGGTTGAAACCTGGACCTCCGGAGAGCGGCGCCCTGGGCAAGGGGGGACGGCCGCGCACGGAAATGACCGAAGCGCGATTTTTGGCTTGGTGGAATCGACCGACACATGTAAAGAGCACCGCCGGCAGTGGACGTAACGGAGTGAGCGCGATGACTTTTTCCGGCTTCCCCGAAAGACAAGGGCTGTACGATCCCCGCAACGAGCATGATTCGTGCGGTGTCGGGTTTGTCGTCGACATTAAAAATCGCAAAAGCCACGCCATCGTCAGCGACGGTCTGCAGATCCTGGTCAACCTCGACCACCGGGGCGCGGTCGGCGCCGATCCCAAGGCCAGCGACGGCGCCGGCATTCTGACGCAGATCCCGGACCGCTTCTTCCGCGAGGAGTGCGCCAAGCTCGGCTTCGATCTGCCGCCGGCCGGCGACTATGCCGTCGGCATGCTGTTCCTGAGCCAGAACGCCAAGACCCGGACCCGCCACGAGGCCACCATCAAGCGGATCTTCGAGGCCGAAGGCCAGAAGGTGCTGGGCTGGCGCGACGTGCCGATCGATCCTTCCTGCCTGGGCTACAGCGTCAAGCGAAACCAACCCCACATCCGCCAGGTCTTCGTCGCCCGCGGCAAGAACTGTCCCGACCAGGACGCCTTCGAGCGCAAGCTGTTCGTCGCCCGCAAGCAGGCCCACCACGCCATTTGGGACTACGAGGAGGATCGTACCGAATCGCGCCTCTACATTCCCAGCTTCTCGTCGCGCACGGTGCTCTACAAGGGCATGCTGATGGCCAACGCCATCGACGTCTTCTATCCCGATCTCAAGGACCCGCGTTTCGAATCGGCCCTGGCCCTGGTCCATCAGCGGTTTTCGACCAACACCTTCCCGTCGTGGGAACTGGCGCAGCCGTTCCGCTATCTTTGCCACAACGGCGAGATCAACACGCTGCGCGGCAACATCAACTGGATGCTGGCCCGGCGCCACAACATGAAGTCGGAGATCCTGGGCGACGACCTGGAGAAGCTGTGGCCGTTGATCGGCGACGGCAACTCGGACTCGGCCACCTTCGACAACTCGCTCGAACTGCTGGTCGCCGGCGGCTATTCGCTGGCCCACGCCATGATGCTGATGATCCCCGAGGCGTGGGACAACAACCCGCTGATGAGCAAGAAGCGCAAGGCCTTCTACGAATACTACGCGGCCCTCATCGAGCCGTGGGACGGCCCCGCCGCCGTCGCCTTCACCGACGGCCGCCAGATCGGCGCCACGCTGGACCGCAACGGCCTCAGGCCGGCCCGTTACGTGGTGACCGACGACGACAAGGTGATCATGGCTTCCGAGGTCGGCGTGCTGCCGGTGCCCGAGGAGCGGATCGTCAAGAAGTGGCGGCTGCAGCCGGGCAAGATGTTCCTGATCGATCTGGAGCAGGGGCGCATCGTCGACGACGACGAGATCAAGGACCAGCTGGCCACGGCCAAGCCCTACCTGCAGTGGCTCAAGTCCACCCAGATCCATGTCGAGGATCTACCCACCGAGGTGGCGGCGATGGCACCCGACGCCGGCATCCTGCTCGACCGCCAGCAGGCCTTCGGCTACACGCAGGAGGACATCAAGTTCTTCCTGGCGCCGATGGCGGTGGGCGGCCAGGATCCGGTCGGTTCGATGGGCCGCGACATCCCGCTGGCCGTGCTGTCGCGCCGCTCGAAGTCACTGTTCGACTACTTCAAGCAGAACTTCGCGCAGGTGACCAACCCGCCCATCGATCCCATCCGCGAGCAACTGGTCATGTCGCTGGTGTCGCTGATCGGCCCCCGGCCCAATCTGCTCGATCTGGAAAGCGGCGGCGCCCACAAGCGCCTCGAGGTGCGCTCGCCGATCCTCTCCAACGTCGACCTGGAACGGATCCGCCACATCCACGAGAAGGTGGACAACGCGTTTCGCACCTACACCGTGGACATCTGCTATCTGGCCGACCTCGGCGCCCCCGGCATGGAAGAGGCGGTGCGCCGGATCTGCCTGGACGCCCAGAACAAGGTGCTGGCCGGCTACAACATCATCATCCTGTCGGACCGCCTGATGGACGCCGACCACGTGGCCGTTCCGTCGCTGCTGGCCGTCGCCGCGGTGCACCACCACCTCATCCGCGAGGGGCTGCGCACCGAGGTCGGACTGGTGGTGGAAACCGGCGAGGTCCGCCAGGTTCACGACTTCTGTCTGCTGGGCGGCTATGGCGCCGAGGCGATCAACCCCTACCTGGCGTTCGAGACGCTGTCGGCGCTGCGGCCGGAGCTGCCGGACACCCTGGACGAGGAGGAGATCCACCACCGCTACGTCAAGGCCATCGAGAAGGGCGTGCTGAAGGT of the Shumkonia mesophila genome contains:
- a CDS encoding response regulator transcription factor yields the protein MPHTVALVDDDRNILTSVSMALEAEGFVVHTYRDGYEALDGIERRPVDLAVLDIKMPRMNGMELLERLRQKGSLPVIFLTSKDDEIDEMLGLRMGADDYIKKPFSQRLLIERIRAVLRRFDSEDVPAGGGEDCFERGPLNMDAVRHMCTWHSKPVNLTVTEFLLLQALARRPGHVKTRDQLIDAAYGENIYVDDRTIDSHIKRLRKKFKDIDPDFTEIETLYGVGYRYRQG
- a CDS encoding phosphoenolpyruvate carboxykinase, translating into MQEFGPFVSPYGLKNHGIQNFGMAFWNFPTPALYEQAVRRGEATLAHGGALVTRTGHHTGRSPNDKFVVDEPESRDSVWWGNVNRPMTEAQFDGLHRRMLAYLQGRDIFIQDCFAVADPELRFPIRVITETAWHNLFARNMFFWASREDIKTFKPEFTVIQAPRFHAEPETDGTRSGVFIVIHFAKRLVLIGGTSYAGEIKKSIFSILNYMLPAKGILPMHCSANQGPNGETAIFFGLSGTGKTTLSADSSRTLIGDDEHGWGPKGVFNFEHGCYAKVINLSAQAEPEIYATTRRFGTILENVMMHMDERRLDLDDGSLTENTRASYPLSHIPNASPSGVGGHPKNIVMLTCDAFGVMPPVSKLTPEQAMYHFLSGYTAKLAGTEAGVKEPQDVFSTCFGAPFLPRKPTVYADLLGKKMAEHKATCWLVNTGWSGGGVGVGARIKIAHTRAMVNAILDGKLDGVPMTKDPNFGVMVPQSCPDVPAEILSARNTWKDKAAYDATARDLTRRFAKNFQQFEDQVDEKVRAIAIRPAD